The Lysinibacillus pakistanensis genome includes a window with the following:
- the nusB gene encoding transcription antitermination factor NusB, which produces MKRHEAREKALQVLFQLDNTDVTIEEAMEHIKGQPTNVFYEKIVTGTAEHLEEIDATLEKHLEKWSLARLPKIERTVLRLAVYELLYMPETPKRVVLNEAIELCKTFGDEGSSKFVNGVLSKFTEQ; this is translated from the coding sequence ATGAAACGACATGAGGCACGCGAAAAAGCGTTGCAAGTTTTGTTTCAGCTGGACAATACTGACGTAACAATTGAAGAAGCCATGGAGCATATTAAAGGTCAGCCAACGAATGTCTTCTATGAAAAGATTGTTACTGGAACAGCTGAACATTTGGAGGAAATTGATGCTACTTTAGAGAAGCATCTTGAAAAGTGGTCACTTGCCCGTCTGCCCAAAATTGAGAGAACAGTTTTACGCTTAGCTGTATATGAGCTTTTATACATGCCTGAAACACCAAAAAGAGTAGTACTGAATGAAGCAATTGAGCTATGCAAAACATTTGGCGATGAAGGATCGTCAAAATTTGTCAATGGCGTACTTTCTAAATTTACAGAACAATAA
- the folD gene encoding bifunctional methylenetetrahydrofolate dehydrogenase/methenyltetrahydrofolate cyclohydrolase FolD, with amino-acid sequence MSSAIINGKEIGQAIRQSIAERVVSLKEQGLTPGLAVVLVGDNQASATYVRNKQKSCEEMGMFSELIKLPEETTQEELLAQIERLNTREDIHGILVQLPLPKHIDEDTVIATIAVDKDVDGFSPVSVGKMMLGQETFLPCTPFGVMKLLEYSGIEIAGKHAVIVGRSHIVGKPMGQLLLQKDATVTYTHSKTPDLPSFTKQADILIAAVGRANFITKEHVKEGAVVIDVGINRDENNKLCGDVNFNEIDGIASHITPVPGGVGPMTITMLLFNTVQAAENKLANKVKL; translated from the coding sequence ATGTCAAGTGCAATTATTAATGGTAAAGAAATTGGTCAAGCTATTCGTCAATCAATAGCAGAACGTGTGGTAAGCTTAAAAGAGCAAGGTTTGACGCCAGGCTTAGCGGTTGTTTTAGTAGGGGACAATCAAGCTTCTGCCACATATGTGAGAAATAAGCAAAAATCATGTGAAGAAATGGGTATGTTTTCAGAGCTAATAAAGCTCCCTGAAGAAACGACACAGGAAGAATTATTAGCACAAATTGAACGCTTAAATACTCGTGAAGATATTCACGGTATTTTAGTACAATTACCACTTCCAAAGCATATTGATGAGGATACTGTTATTGCCACAATAGCTGTGGATAAAGACGTTGATGGATTCTCACCAGTAAGTGTTGGGAAAATGATGCTTGGCCAAGAAACATTTTTACCATGCACACCATTCGGGGTGATGAAGCTTCTTGAGTATTCAGGAATCGAAATTGCAGGAAAACACGCTGTCATCGTTGGTCGTAGTCATATCGTTGGTAAACCGATGGGACAACTTTTGCTACAAAAGGATGCAACAGTTACTTATACGCATTCAAAAACACCGGATTTACCTTCATTCACAAAGCAAGCAGATATTTTAATTGCTGCCGTTGGACGTGCCAACTTTATTACGAAGGAGCATGTAAAGGAAGGCGCTGTTGTGATTGATGTTGGTATTAATCGCGACGAAAATAACAAGCTTTGTGGGGATGTAAACTTTAATGAAATCGATGGCATTGCATCACATATTACACCTGTACCAGGCGGTGTGGGACCAATGACGATTACAATGTTACTATTCAACACAGTACAAGCAGCTGAAAATAAGCTTGCAAATAAAGTTAAACTATAA